In Stenotrophomonas sp. 610A2, one DNA window encodes the following:
- a CDS encoding YnfA family protein — protein MKTLALFLLTALAEIVGCYLPWVWLRQQGSPWLLLPAAASLALFAWLLTLHPAASGRVYAAYGGVYVCVALLWLWLVDSVKPTRWDLLGGGLCLLGMAVIMFAPRSN, from the coding sequence GTGAAAACCCTGGCGCTGTTCCTGCTCACCGCGCTGGCTGAAATCGTCGGCTGCTATCTGCCGTGGGTATGGCTGCGGCAGCAGGGCAGCCCATGGCTGCTGTTGCCGGCTGCCGCCAGCCTGGCTTTGTTTGCTTGGCTGCTGACCCTGCACCCGGCCGCCAGCGGCAGGGTGTACGCCGCTTACGGCGGTGTCTATGTCTGCGTGGCGCTGCTGTGGCTGTGGCTGGTGGACTCGGTCAAACCCACCCGTTGGGACCTGCTCGGCGGTGGGCTCTGCCTGCTGGGCATGGCCGTGATCATGTTCGCCCCGCGCAGCAACTGA
- the mazG gene encoding nucleoside triphosphate pyrophosphohydrolase encodes MSELTDIQTLLQIMARLRDPQGGCPWDLEQDFASIAPYTVEEAYEVADAIDRNDLPDLKDELGDLLLQVVFHAQMASEQGAFNFGDVVASISNKMIRRHPHIFGDTEVSDADEVLANWDEIKRSERAAKGEQDASALAGISRGLPEWLRATKLQSRAARTGFDWPDAVPVLDKLREEIDELQAEFELAADGADNRTRLQEELGDVLFVCANLARHAKVDSGTALRQANHKFERRFRAMEALAAEQGTTMAQLDLQQQEALWQRVKLQEKDAAQ; translated from the coding sequence ATGTCCGAATTGACCGATATCCAGACCCTGCTGCAGATCATGGCGCGCCTGCGCGATCCCCAGGGCGGATGCCCCTGGGACCTGGAGCAGGACTTCGCCAGCATCGCGCCGTATACGGTGGAGGAGGCCTACGAAGTGGCCGATGCCATCGACCGTAACGATCTGCCGGACCTGAAGGACGAGCTTGGCGATCTGCTGCTGCAGGTGGTGTTCCATGCGCAGATGGCCAGCGAGCAGGGTGCGTTCAATTTCGGTGATGTGGTGGCATCGATCAGCAACAAGATGATCCGCCGCCATCCGCATATCTTCGGTGACACCGAGGTCAGCGACGCCGACGAGGTGCTGGCCAACTGGGATGAGATCAAGCGCAGTGAGCGTGCCGCCAAGGGCGAGCAGGACGCTTCGGCATTGGCCGGTATTTCGCGTGGGCTGCCGGAATGGCTGCGCGCCACCAAGTTGCAGTCGCGGGCTGCGCGTACCGGCTTCGATTGGCCCGATGCGGTGCCGGTGCTGGACAAGCTGCGCGAGGAGATCGACGAGCTGCAGGCCGAGTTCGAGCTCGCCGCCGACGGCGCGGACAACCGGACCCGTCTGCAGGAAGAACTGGGCGATGTGCTGTTCGTCTGCGCCAATCTCGCCCGTCATGCCAAGGTCGACAGCGGCACCGCGCTGCGCCAGGCCAACCACAAGTTCGAGCGCCGTTTCCGCGCAATGGAAGCGCTGGCGGCCGAGCAGGGGACCACAATGGCGCAGCTGGACCTGCAGCAGCAGGAAGCGCTGTGGCAGCGGGTGAAGCTGCAGGAAAAGGACGCCGCACAGTGA